The proteins below come from a single Branchiostoma floridae strain S238N-H82 chromosome 5, Bfl_VNyyK, whole genome shotgun sequence genomic window:
- the LOC118416286 gene encoding interleukin-17 receptor D-like, with protein MATVWVIFAVTLFFTQTSISSSQSAQCLQNCHRDNLTSLRKVDCDAWCHSRERRDLKVIDCVSLLVGNLVETESAEIGRPEELQVTHKSLEGEQTDGVRISWKPSNLGLAYLQGFQLTLQGGRGDFSRSRCVQLHLTQDNLTSQQKLMEEYHYDGFQNLVLEAEYLVAVQPLPLPKVSELQQDRVSTFTFHARECDYLLNKSLQECMEEWLPQTVKVNSSYSSAKVTFDLAPERYKFGSYFVHFGRPPHNYLEVDTWEPENTTSYIVQQPFDANATSLTYDLENLDPSAPYTVQISSNQQGAPRSTPVVFSVQHKPDPRGPTLSTPVIVAMACLGVLGLWAFAGLAAVLIYRRYRRRKNEYREFEDEEDGPGESMSLGGEGGQQQGGVRTGQRNNGEKSKDLLSPDYDCPKVLILYSPADCDAHTNTVNQFASFLHESCRCHVFLDSWYVGEGDLHVQAEWTIKHLTDCDYVIVVCSTGLKYHLQRQRHNSSSTTAVDPQPNEMFLYAVNMAAERLRHDRAVANGRPCRFVTAYFEYTYESDIPGSLELAPKFKVMSEFHLLFCHLHGLEVNCRKYSRLIKDLEQEGHLQTETGQSLDSAIKATRKYFTDNPDWFAQKCAESAQRSAGQGSTPPGQRLESTVQGETPAGEGSSPQTTVDIHSPEIHRNGSHKKVANVPKDATDGNPVVMEMQPYPSQHPPKKKTDAELIEEEEDQALVDSELNLDGIARPAQRWHTKLAPSYLHMNPDDSHMFPLSVATLPAPVPLLKTHPARTASLPPNYRLLGASPGLMSVELKPIADAKRLGDNSFLFRLDSGVDLTYHSGSSGDEANTPTDTTC; from the exons ATGGCGACTGTTTGGGTGATTTTTGCAGTGACTCTGTTCTTCACCCAGACCTCAATATCTTCCTCTCAAAGTGCTCAGTGTCTTCAAAACTGCCACAGGGACAATCTTACAAGTCTTAGGAAG GTTGACTGCGATGCCTGGTGTCACAGTAGAGAACGGAGAGACCTGAAAGTCATAG ATTGTGTGTCCTTACTGGTGGGAAACCTGGTGGAGACGGAGAGTGCCGAGATCGGCAGGCCAGAGGAGCTGCAGGTCACACACAAGTCACTAGAGGGCGAGCAGACTGACGGGGTCAGGATTAGCTGGAAACCAAGCAATCTAG GCCTAGCGTACCTGCAGGGTTTCCAACTTACTCTGCAGGGTGGTCGGGGGGACTTCAGCCGCAGCAGGTGTGTGCAGCTGCACCTGACTCAGGACAACCTCACCTCGCAGCAGAAACTG ATGGAAGAGTATCACTATGATGGATTCCAGAACCTCGTTTTGGAAGCTGAGTACCTGGTAGCAGTGCAGCCACTCCCTCTACCTAAAGTTTCAGAACTGCAGCAAGACAGAGTGTCTACATTTACCTTCCATGCTAGAG AATGTGACTACCTGTTGAACAAGTCTCTTCAAGAGTGCATGGAAG AATGGCTGCCTCAGACAGTCAAGGTCAACTCCAGCTACTCCTCGGCtaaggtgacctttgacctggcGCCCGAGCGGTACAAGTTCGGCAGTTACTTCGTGCACTTTGGACGGCCGCCCCACAACTATCTGGAGGTGGATACCTGGGAACCAGAGAACACCACTTCGTATATTGTACAGCAG CCTTTTGATGCAAACGCCACCTCCCTGACGTACGATCTGGAGAATCTGGACCCCAGCGCGCCCTACACAGTACAGATCTCCTCTAACCAGCAGGGAGCTCCCAGGTCCACTCCTGTGGTCTTCTCTGTGCAGCACAAACCTG ACCCACGTGGACCCACCCTGTCCACACCAGTGATCGTAGCCATGGCCTGCCTGGGTGTCCTGGGTCTGTGGGCCTTTGCTGGACTTGCTGCTGTACTGATCTACAGAAGATACAGAAGGAGAA AGAATGAATACAGGGAGTTTGAGGATGAGGAGGATGGACCGGGGGAGTCCATGAGtctgggaggggaggggggacaGCAGCAAGGAGGGGTCAGGACTGGACAGAGGAACAATGGAGAGAAGAGCAAGGATCTGCTCtcaccag aTTACGACTGCCCCAAAGTGCTGATCCTGTACTCGCCAGCAGACTGTGATGCCCACACCAACACTGTCAACCAGTTTGCATCCTTCCTACACGAG TCATGCCGGTGCCATGTGTTCCTGGACTCCTGGTACGTGGGTGAGGGGGATCTGCACGTCCAGGCAGAGTGGACCATCAAGCACCTGACAGACTGTGACTACGTCATCGTGGTCTGCTCCACAGGGCTCAAGTATCATCTACAGAGACAAAG ACATAACAGCTCCAGCACCACAGCAGTGGATCCCCAGCCCAACGAGATGTTCCTATACGCGGTCAACATGGCCGCAGAGAGGCTCCGCCACGACCGAGCCGTCGCGAACGGGCGTCCCTGCCGCTTCGTCACGGCTTATTTCGAGTACACGTACGAGAGCGACATCCCCGGGAGCTTGGAGCTGGCGCCGAAGTTCAAGGTCATGTCGGAGTTCCACCTGCTGTTCTGTCACCTGCACGGGCTGGAGGTCAACTGTCGCAAGTACAGCAGGCTCATCAAG GACCTGGAACAGGAGGGGCACCTACAGACAGAGACAGGACAGTCCCTCGACTCTGCCATCAAAGCCACCAGGAAGTACTTCACCGACAACCCTGATTGGTTCGCCCAGAAGTGTGCCGAGAGTGCACAGAGGTcggcaggtcaggggtcaacacctccaggtcaaaggttagagaGCACAGTACAAGGCGAGACGCCAGCAGGAGAAGGCAGCAGCCCACAGACAACGGTTGATATTCACAGCCCCGAAATCCACAGAAACGGGAGCCACAAAAAAGTGGCGAACGTCCCGAAAGATGCCACGGATGGAAACCCTGTCGTCATGGAGATGCAGCCGTACCCATCTCAGCATCCTCCCAAGAAGAAGACAGATGCAGAGCTGatagaggaggaggaggaccaGGCGCTGGTGGACTCTGAGCTGAACCTGGACGGCATCGCCCGCCCGGCGCAGCGCTGGCACACCAAGCTCGCTCCCTCCTACCTCCACATGAACCCAGATGACTCCCACATGTTCCCACTGTCGGTAGCCACGCTCCCCGCCCCCGTGCCTCTACTCAAGACCCACCCCGCAAGAACGGCGAGCCTACCCCCTAACTATCGGCTCCTGGGGGCATCGCCTGGCCTGATGTCCGTAGAGCTGAAGCCCATAGCCGACGCCAAGAGGCTGGGAGACAACAGCTTCCTGTTCAGGCTGGACTCGGGGGTGGATCTGACGTACCACTCGGGGTCGAGCGGGGACGAAGCAAACACGCCCACCGACACCACATGTTGA